In Pyxidicoccus xibeiensis, the following proteins share a genomic window:
- a CDS encoding glycoside hydrolase family 16 protein: protein MTSARLLPWLAAVGTLACDPAAHRANKPETPPITTPQPSTDWELVWQDEFDGPAGMPPSAERWSHDVGGEGWGNEQLEYDTARTENAALDGDGNLVITARKERYGGRDYTSARIKTQGKFERTYGRFEARLQQPVGRGLWPAFWLLGSDITTVGWPDCGEIDIMEYRGQLPSITTGALHGPGYSGGDSLHGQVVISGTRLNEDFHVYAVEWEPDRIRWMVDGNVFFEATPASLPAGKRWVFDHPHFIILNLAVGGGFVGPVDRTTVFPQQLKVDYVRVYAKAAP from the coding sequence ATGACCTCAGCCCGTCTCCTCCCCTGGCTCGCCGCCGTGGGGACCCTCGCGTGTGACCCCGCGGCGCACAGGGCCAACAAGCCCGAGACGCCGCCCATCACCACCCCCCAGCCGAGCACCGACTGGGAGCTGGTGTGGCAGGACGAGTTCGACGGACCCGCGGGCATGCCCCCTTCCGCCGAGCGCTGGTCCCACGACGTAGGAGGAGAGGGCTGGGGCAACGAGCAGCTGGAGTACGACACGGCGCGCACGGAGAACGCGGCGCTGGACGGTGACGGCAACCTGGTCATCACCGCGCGCAAGGAGCGCTACGGCGGACGCGACTACACCTCCGCGCGAATCAAGACGCAGGGGAAGTTCGAGCGCACCTATGGCCGGTTCGAGGCGCGCCTCCAGCAGCCGGTGGGGCGCGGCCTGTGGCCGGCGTTCTGGCTGCTGGGCTCGGACATCACCACCGTGGGTTGGCCGGACTGCGGCGAAATCGACATCATGGAGTACCGGGGCCAGCTGCCGTCCATCACCACCGGTGCGCTGCACGGCCCGGGCTACTCCGGCGGTGACAGCCTCCATGGCCAGGTCGTCATCAGCGGCACGAGGCTCAACGAGGACTTCCACGTCTACGCGGTGGAGTGGGAGCCGGACCGCATCCGCTGGATGGTGGACGGCAACGTCTTCTTCGAGGCGACGCCCGCGAGCCTGCCCGCCGGGAAGCGGTGGGTCTTCGACCATCCGCACTTCATCATCCTCAACCTCGCGGTGGGCGGCGGCTTCGTGGGCCCGGTGGACCGCACCACCGTCTTCCCGCAGCAGCTGAAGGTGGACTACGTCCGCGTCTACGCCAAGGCCGCCCCGTGA
- a CDS encoding ABC transporter substrate-binding protein gives MKSATWLLLSVLWLSCTTESRPRPPATLFVSVEMHSAWVRNFNPLFAGAGSRWPTRAGVYECMEIYTPSTGKWVPWLATGHTWSEDRRTLRFTLREGVRWSDGRPFHAEDVAFTFQLMKRHAALDGGGIWRFIEDVRAEDSHTVAFHFSRVYIPGFAELAHQPIVPRHVWEKVADPVTFTNPEPVATGPFTEVRVFRNQVYELGKNPHYWQPGKPAVDALRFLAFPTNDQANLALVEGDVDWAGNFVPAVDRTFVSKDPEHHARWFPLFGSTVFLYPNTKRAPFDDVRVRKALSMGVDRERLVDIAMYGYTRPADSTALNDSYTRWRDEEAANGTWVRHDVKEAARLLDEAGLKPGPDGLRRGPDGLPLKLDIEVVGGWSDWVRAGQVLARDLRKLGLDAHLKTYEFGAWQARLQKGEFQLSIAWSLDGPTPYTFYKWLISSHTVRPLGEVAASNWHRFGDPEADALLTRFETEVSPEEQKALMAAVQRRFSELAPAIPLFPNPSWGESNSKRFTGFPTAQNPYARLSPHAEPDSLLVLTELAPRKP, from the coding sequence GTGAAGTCCGCGACCTGGCTGCTGCTGTCCGTCCTGTGGCTTTCCTGCACGACGGAGTCCCGCCCCCGTCCTCCGGCCACGCTGTTCGTGTCCGTGGAGATGCACAGCGCCTGGGTCCGTAACTTCAACCCGCTGTTCGCGGGGGCGGGCTCGCGCTGGCCCACGCGCGCGGGCGTCTACGAGTGCATGGAGATCTACACCCCCTCCACCGGGAAGTGGGTGCCGTGGCTGGCCACGGGGCACACCTGGTCCGAGGACCGGCGCACCCTGCGCTTCACGCTGCGCGAGGGCGTGCGCTGGTCCGACGGCCGGCCCTTCCACGCGGAGGACGTGGCCTTCACCTTCCAGCTCATGAAGCGGCACGCGGCGCTGGACGGCGGCGGCATCTGGCGCTTCATCGAGGACGTGCGCGCGGAAGATTCGCACACCGTGGCCTTTCACTTCTCGCGCGTCTACATCCCCGGCTTCGCGGAGCTGGCGCACCAGCCCATCGTCCCGCGCCACGTCTGGGAGAAGGTCGCCGACCCGGTGACGTTCACCAACCCGGAGCCGGTGGCCACCGGGCCCTTCACCGAGGTGCGCGTCTTCCGCAACCAGGTGTACGAGCTGGGGAAGAACCCGCACTACTGGCAGCCCGGCAAGCCCGCCGTGGACGCGCTGCGCTTCCTGGCCTTCCCCACCAACGACCAGGCCAACCTGGCGCTGGTGGAGGGCGACGTGGACTGGGCCGGCAACTTCGTGCCCGCGGTGGACCGCACCTTCGTGTCCAAAGACCCGGAGCACCACGCGCGCTGGTTCCCGCTCTTCGGCAGCACCGTCTTCCTCTACCCCAACACGAAGCGCGCCCCGTTCGACGACGTGCGGGTGCGCAAGGCGCTGAGCATGGGGGTGGACCGCGAGCGGCTGGTGGACATCGCCATGTACGGCTACACGCGCCCGGCGGACTCCACCGCGCTGAATGACTCGTACACCCGCTGGCGCGACGAGGAGGCCGCGAACGGCACGTGGGTGCGCCACGACGTGAAGGAGGCGGCGCGGCTCTTGGACGAGGCGGGACTGAAGCCAGGCCCGGACGGCCTGCGGCGCGGGCCGGACGGCCTGCCGCTGAAGCTCGACATCGAGGTGGTGGGCGGCTGGTCCGACTGGGTGCGCGCGGGCCAGGTGCTGGCGAGGGACTTGCGCAAGCTGGGCCTGGACGCGCACCTCAAGACGTACGAGTTCGGCGCGTGGCAGGCCCGCCTGCAGAAGGGCGAGTTCCAGCTGTCCATCGCCTGGTCGCTGGACGGGCCCACGCCGTACACCTTCTACAAGTGGCTCATCTCCTCGCACACGGTGCGCCCGCTGGGCGAGGTGGCGGCGTCCAACTGGCACCGCTTCGGAGACCCGGAGGCGGACGCGCTGCTGACGCGCTTCGAGACGGAGGTCTCTCCAGAGGAGCAGAAGGCGCTGATGGCGGCGGTGCAGCGGCGCTTCTCGGAGCTGGCGCCGGCCATTCCCCTGTTCCCCAACCCGTCCTGGGGCGAGTCCAACTCGAAGCGCTTCACCGGCTTCCCGACGGCGCAGAACCCCTACGCACGGCTGTCTCCCCATGCCGAGCCCGACAGCCTGCTGGTGCTGACGGAGCTCGCCCCGAGGAAGCCCTGA
- a CDS encoding ABC transporter permease, with protein sequence MRYVLRRLGFYLLAAWASLTLNFVIPRLAPGDPASAMFARFEGRIQPEAMAAMRAAFGFTEAPLHVQYVTYLRHLFAGDLGLSYAYYPSRVSEVIGTGLIWTVGLAGCAVVFSFALGSMLGVLAAWNRGGWLDTVVAPALAFLGAFPYFWLAMLALYLFGFGLGWFPLRHAYSHDLEPALSFAFATDVARHAVLPAASIVVATMGGWMLSMRNTMVATLGTDTLRLAHAKGLPPRQVMLRYAARNALLPNVTGFGMALGFVLSGSLLTEIVFSYPGTGYLLILAVRNQDYPLMQGLFLVITLAVLAANFAVDLLCLWLDPRTRAHA encoded by the coding sequence ATGCGCTACGTCCTGCGGAGGCTCGGCTTCTACCTGCTGGCGGCGTGGGCGTCGCTGACGCTCAACTTCGTCATCCCCCGGCTGGCCCCGGGAGACCCGGCGTCGGCCATGTTCGCGCGCTTCGAGGGCCGCATCCAGCCGGAGGCCATGGCCGCCATGCGCGCCGCCTTCGGCTTCACCGAGGCGCCGCTGCACGTGCAGTACGTCACGTACCTGAGGCACCTGTTCGCGGGCGACCTGGGCCTGTCCTACGCGTACTACCCGTCGCGCGTGTCGGAGGTCATCGGCACGGGGCTCATCTGGACGGTGGGGCTGGCCGGGTGCGCGGTCGTCTTCAGCTTCGCGCTGGGCTCCATGCTGGGCGTGCTGGCCGCGTGGAACCGGGGCGGGTGGCTGGACACGGTGGTGGCGCCCGCGCTCGCCTTCCTGGGGGCCTTCCCCTACTTCTGGCTGGCCATGCTGGCGCTGTACCTCTTCGGGTTCGGCCTGGGCTGGTTCCCGCTGCGCCACGCGTACTCGCACGACCTGGAGCCGGCGCTGTCGTTCGCCTTCGCCACGGACGTGGCCCGGCACGCGGTGCTGCCGGCGGCCTCCATCGTCGTGGCGACGATGGGCGGGTGGATGCTGAGCATGCGCAACACCATGGTGGCCACGCTGGGCACGGACACGCTCCGGCTGGCGCACGCCAAGGGGCTGCCGCCGCGGCAGGTGATGCTGCGCTACGCCGCGCGCAACGCGCTCTTGCCCAACGTCACCGGCTTCGGCATGGCGCTGGGCTTCGTGCTGAGCGGCTCGCTGCTGACGGAGATTGTCTTCTCGTACCCGGGCACCGGGTACCTGCTCATCCTGGCGGTGCGCAACCAGGACTACCCGCTCATGCAGGGGCTCTTCCTGGTCATCACCCTGGCGGTGCTGGCCGCCAACTTCGCCGTGGACCTGCTCTGCCTCTGGCTGGACCCGAGGACCCGCGCCCATGCGTGA
- a CDS encoding ATP-binding cassette domain-containing protein yields MRDSIRSLLRHRKAAVGGSILLFFLVLAVVGPWLVMDPTDLVGRPHQPPSGAHLFGTTGQGQDVLAQTVVGARETLAIGFAVGALVTLVGALLGITAGYLGRRVDDALSLTTNIFLVIPGLPLAIVLGAYLPSGPLRMVAVLTVAGWAWNARVFRAEALALRNRDFVAAALVAGESRARIVVRELLPNMASLVASSFIGNTLYAVGAQVGLEFLGLGDVGSVTWGTNLYWAGNDAALLTRSWWIFVPTGLCIALVGFSLTLLSSAIDELTNPSLRKPPALAPLSPAVSAAQAEPQAPGVLLSVRELCIDYATERGPSRVVDTVSFDIAPGEVLGLAGESGSGKSTIGYALLRLLPSAARISQGRILFDGTDVTALDEPSLRAFRWAQVSMVFQSAMSALNPILTLGEQFHDTLAAHGRTSRTASYARARELLAMVGLEPRLVDAWPHQLSGGMRQRVGIALALALQPKLVIMDEPTTALDVVVQKELLQRVLELKDRLGFAVLFITHDLPLLLALSDRVGILQGGKLVEVDTSERLRTEARHPYTRLLLSAFPHLSAADAHGPTPDVALAAAGLTPPRTALGGGPR; encoded by the coding sequence ATGCGTGACTCCATCCGTAGCCTGCTCCGCCACCGGAAGGCCGCGGTGGGCGGGAGCATCCTGCTGTTCTTCCTCGTGCTCGCCGTGGTGGGCCCGTGGCTGGTGATGGACCCCACCGACCTGGTGGGCCGCCCCCACCAGCCGCCCTCCGGCGCGCACCTGTTCGGGACGACGGGCCAGGGCCAGGACGTGCTCGCGCAGACGGTGGTGGGCGCGCGCGAGACGCTGGCGATTGGCTTCGCGGTGGGCGCGCTCGTCACGCTGGTGGGCGCGCTCCTCGGAATCACGGCCGGCTACCTGGGCCGCCGGGTGGACGACGCGCTGTCGCTCACCACCAACATCTTCCTCGTCATCCCCGGCCTGCCGCTGGCCATCGTCCTGGGCGCGTACCTGCCGTCCGGGCCGCTGCGCATGGTGGCGGTGCTCACCGTGGCCGGCTGGGCGTGGAATGCCCGCGTCTTCCGCGCCGAGGCGCTGGCGCTGCGCAACCGCGACTTCGTGGCGGCGGCCCTGGTGGCCGGTGAGAGCCGGGCCCGCATCGTCGTGCGCGAGCTGCTGCCCAACATGGCGTCGCTGGTGGCCTCGTCGTTCATCGGCAACACGCTCTACGCGGTGGGCGCCCAGGTGGGCCTGGAGTTCCTGGGCCTGGGCGACGTGGGCTCGGTGACGTGGGGCACCAACCTCTACTGGGCCGGCAACGACGCGGCGCTCCTGACGCGCTCGTGGTGGATCTTCGTCCCCACCGGCCTGTGCATCGCCCTGGTGGGCTTCTCGCTCACGCTGCTCAGCTCCGCCATCGACGAGCTGACCAACCCGTCGCTGCGCAAGCCGCCGGCGCTGGCGCCGCTGAGCCCCGCGGTGTCCGCCGCCCAGGCCGAGCCCCAGGCGCCGGGCGTGCTCTTGAGCGTGCGCGAGCTGTGCATCGACTACGCGACGGAGCGCGGCCCCTCGCGGGTGGTGGACACGGTGTCCTTCGACATCGCGCCCGGCGAGGTGCTCGGCCTGGCCGGCGAGTCCGGCAGCGGCAAGTCCACCATCGGCTACGCGCTGCTGCGCCTGCTGCCGTCGGCGGCGCGCATCTCCCAGGGGCGCATCCTCTTCGACGGCACGGACGTCACCGCGCTGGACGAGCCCTCGCTGCGCGCCTTCCGCTGGGCCCAGGTGTCCATGGTGTTCCAGAGCGCGATGAGCGCGCTCAACCCCATCCTCACCCTGGGCGAGCAGTTCCACGACACCCTGGCCGCGCACGGGCGCACGTCGCGCACCGCGTCCTATGCCCGCGCGCGGGAGCTGCTGGCCATGGTGGGGCTGGAGCCCCGGCTGGTGGACGCGTGGCCGCACCAGCTGTCCGGCGGCATGCGCCAGCGGGTGGGCATCGCCCTGGCGCTGGCGCTGCAGCCGAAGCTGGTCATCATGGACGAGCCCACCACCGCGCTGGACGTCGTCGTCCAGAAGGAGCTGCTCCAGCGCGTGCTCGAGCTGAAGGACCGGCTGGGCTTCGCGGTCCTCTTCATCACCCACGACCTGCCGCTGCTGCTCGCGCTGTCGGACCGGGTGGGAATCCTCCAGGGCGGCAAGCTGGTGGAGGTGGACACCTCGGAGCGGCTGCGCACCGAGGCGCGCCACCCGTACACGCGCCTCTTGCTGTCGGCCTTCCCGCACCTGAGCGCCGCGGACGCGCACGGACCGACGCCGGACGTGGCGCTCGCCGCCGCCGGGCTGACGCCCCCGCGCACCGCCCTGGGAGGAGGTCCCCGATGA
- a CDS encoding ABC transporter ATP-binding protein has protein sequence MSTPLLEVTDLTRSVPVGGFLSRSRRTLLDHVSFTLERGEIVALVGESGSGKSTLARLLARLDSPDGGRLQLGGVDVLAGEQRGASLAYRGRVQMVFQDPFASLNPAHTVAYHLERPLLRHGRATQANLQARVYSLLESVGLTPPESFARRFPHELSGGQRQRVAVARALAVEPDVIIADEPTSMLDVSTRRGVLQLLRGLTRGEHGIGMLFITHDLASARHLADRILVLYAGRVVESGPTAQVLSAPRHPYTRLLLSALPDGADFLRAPLPVRASAGPMPRHGCAFAPRCPHADARCHDTLPAEHLPAADHRVRCHLESSKGVPDNAAVSS, from the coding sequence ATGAGCACGCCCCTGCTCGAAGTCACCGACCTGACGCGCAGTGTCCCGGTGGGCGGCTTCCTGTCGCGCTCGCGCCGCACGCTGCTGGACCACGTGTCCTTCACCCTGGAGCGCGGAGAAATCGTCGCACTGGTGGGCGAGTCCGGCAGCGGCAAGTCCACCCTGGCCCGCCTGCTGGCGCGGCTGGACTCCCCTGACGGCGGCCGGCTCCAGCTGGGCGGCGTGGACGTGCTCGCGGGCGAGCAGCGGGGCGCCTCGCTCGCGTACCGGGGCCGGGTGCAGATGGTGTTCCAGGACCCGTTCGCGTCCCTCAACCCCGCGCACACCGTGGCGTACCACCTGGAGCGGCCCCTGCTGCGCCACGGGCGCGCCACGCAGGCCAACCTCCAGGCGCGCGTGTACTCGCTGCTGGAGTCGGTGGGGCTGACGCCGCCGGAGTCCTTCGCCCGGCGCTTCCCGCACGAGCTGTCCGGCGGCCAGCGCCAGCGCGTGGCGGTGGCGCGGGCGCTGGCGGTGGAGCCGGACGTCATCATCGCGGACGAGCCCACCTCCATGCTGGACGTGTCCACCCGCCGGGGCGTGCTGCAGTTGCTGCGCGGGCTGACGCGCGGCGAGCACGGCATCGGCATGCTCTTCATCACCCACGACCTGGCGAGCGCGCGCCACCTGGCGGACCGCATCCTGGTGCTGTACGCGGGCCGCGTCGTGGAGTCCGGCCCCACCGCGCAGGTGCTCTCCGCGCCGCGCCACCCGTACACCCGGCTCTTGCTGTCCGCCCTGCCGGACGGCGCGGACTTCCTCCGGGCCCCCCTGCCCGTCCGTGCCTCGGCGGGCCCCATGCCGCGGCACGGCTGCGCCTTCGCGCCCCGCTGTCCCCATGCGGACGCGCGCTGTCACGACACCCTTCCCGCCGAACACCTCCCCGCGGCGGACCACCGCGTCCGCTGCCATCTCGAATCGTCAAAAGGAGTCCCCGACAATGCGGCAGTTTCCTCCTGA
- a CDS encoding GH1 family beta-glucosidase → MRQFPPDFLWGVATSSYQIEGATDVDGRGESIWDRFAATPGKIADGTDGSVACDHYNRWRDDVELMRWLGVKSYRFSVAWPRVFPTGRGKVNRAGLDFYSRLVDGLLTAGIEPMVTLYHWDLPQLLQDKGGWPARDTVSAFVEYADEVSQVLGDRVTRWITHNEPWCISVLGYANGEHAPGIKDWSQALAAAHHLLLSHGQSVSVIRSNVKNAEVGITLNLVPAQPASPSAADQDACRAFDGTFNRWYLDPLYGRGYPKDVIADHVAAGRLKSEALDFVRPGDLEAMAVPTDFLGVNYYSRAILRSDRIPESQNAPRTVHAEPERTDMDWEVYSGGLTNLLVRLHKDYAPKRLYITENGAAYATGPDADGRVRDTKRAHYLRTHLEASHDAIQQGVPLGGYFAWSLMDNFEWAYGYQKRFGLVFVDYATQKRIPKDSAHLYRAVVTQNSLDAERAA, encoded by the coding sequence ATGCGGCAGTTTCCTCCTGACTTCCTGTGGGGCGTGGCCACGTCCTCCTACCAGATTGAAGGCGCCACCGACGTGGACGGGCGCGGCGAGTCCATCTGGGACCGCTTCGCCGCCACCCCGGGCAAGATTGCGGACGGGACGGACGGCTCGGTCGCGTGCGACCACTACAACCGCTGGCGTGATGACGTCGAGCTCATGCGCTGGCTCGGCGTGAAGTCATACCGCTTCTCCGTCGCCTGGCCCCGCGTCTTCCCCACGGGCCGCGGCAAGGTGAACCGCGCCGGCCTGGACTTCTACTCGCGCCTGGTGGACGGGCTGCTGACCGCGGGCATCGAGCCCATGGTGACGCTGTACCACTGGGATTTGCCGCAGCTGCTCCAGGACAAGGGCGGCTGGCCGGCGCGCGACACGGTGAGCGCCTTCGTCGAGTACGCGGACGAGGTCAGCCAGGTGCTCGGCGACCGCGTGACGCGGTGGATTACGCACAACGAGCCCTGGTGCATCAGCGTGCTGGGCTACGCCAACGGCGAGCACGCGCCCGGCATCAAGGACTGGAGCCAGGCGCTGGCGGCGGCGCACCACCTGCTGCTGTCGCACGGCCAGTCGGTGTCCGTCATCCGCTCCAACGTGAAGAACGCCGAGGTGGGCATCACCCTCAACCTGGTGCCCGCCCAGCCCGCGTCGCCCAGCGCGGCGGACCAGGACGCGTGCCGCGCGTTCGACGGGACGTTCAACCGCTGGTACCTGGACCCCCTCTACGGCCGGGGCTACCCGAAGGACGTCATCGCCGACCACGTGGCGGCGGGCCGCCTGAAGTCCGAGGCGCTGGACTTCGTGCGCCCGGGCGACCTGGAGGCCATGGCCGTGCCCACGGACTTCCTGGGCGTGAACTACTACTCGCGCGCCATCCTGCGCAGCGACCGCATCCCCGAGTCGCAGAACGCCCCCCGCACCGTCCACGCCGAGCCGGAGCGCACGGACATGGACTGGGAGGTGTATTCGGGCGGCCTGACGAACCTGCTCGTCCGGCTGCACAAGGACTACGCCCCGAAGCGCCTCTACATCACCGAGAACGGGGCCGCGTACGCCACCGGGCCGGACGCGGACGGGCGCGTGCGCGACACCAAGCGCGCGCACTACCTGCGCACGCACCTGGAGGCCTCGCATGACGCCATCCAGCAGGGCGTGCCGCTCGGCGGCTACTTCGCCTGGTCGCTGATGGACAACTTCGAGTGGGCCTACGGCTACCAGAAGCGCTTCGGGCTCGTCTTCGTGGACTACGCCACCCAGAAGCGCATCCCCAAGGACAGCGCCCACCTCTACCGCGCAGTCGTGACCCAAAACAGCCTGGATGCGGAGCGAGCGGCATGA
- a CDS encoding glycoside hydrolase family 2 TIM barrel-domain containing protein — protein sequence MKSLIFVTYLAVSLGQTPTPAPTGAATTGPTQANPTAAGPAPTEPTAAQPATTEPPATQPAADAPAAQPAPDAPVAAQPPAPSLDATPAAAARAAAPKAADVRVHRDERGFKLQVDGRDFPVFGMNWGYTPIGENYRYSLWVQPDDFIRAVLAREMTLLRDMGVNAIRQFDDIPPRWVEYIHTNYGIYTVVNPLMGRYGTNVDGVMVPNTDYSNPNHRRALLTDLAAKVEKYRDTPGVLMWMLGNENNYGLHWTGFEIQALPGQEDAARAESLYSLMGEAVRVIKKRDTRHPVTIANGDVQYVDHIARHMPELDIFGTNVYRGASARDLFDVVLQKLNKPVMFTEFGADAYSAKAGREDHLAQAEYLRQQWEEIYAQSYGHGRAGNAIGGFVFQWVDGWWKMGQEANLSVHDTTASWPNGGYPADFVEGQNNMNEEWFGICALGPEDEAGIARVQPRTAYYVLQAAFRLNPYADTTNADRIREHFAAIRPSEMSKSYVSDVALARTEELSAVRVSNLRLLLDSSMSRGSIATTRANQVAADHTESIFFDLALQPASGVYGRASFNVVGNVATNRLNNLFYENRGTQPTPPPTQGANPVPTQGVATGQPLGLERFALYQAEFKLDRQDFTLDGFYRVGHYHWAEEGDFFGLYREANYGPNIDIYHGNAPFGVVFSGKRGLEGLKIAVGPELYWGANPSIVAKYRKGFGALNVTLMHQEDIARGSSVQTAAVVRERVARRTALTFEWNRGPVGLEVGGILAAPQRIGEGFTYTERTDGPSYMNSGYQVLQDKVQFLDTLGAKARLTLDTGAARWFVQSSVRGLVADGGPDQRTVLTGWSLRESGRGNHYAGQAGVAVQLGTFQVSPNLLYQKPLIGPNPRIDDAYQNGMYFPGVQPRNVLTDAFTVLDNRETLGAELLLTFDPTPGTWFWSWDREMREDAPFAAGLDIVYRRQPTSRDAGIAILADGSTVAFGNAPPARDEWETTLRLVGNPTPRLKLYGTAFVGSVQSPGEDARQIHRYGVDGSALYDTVLFTAQVHLNDWGPYDYHRVFNLTYPLQLGGDLSYGLKRPVLGAVTTRFGLRGLVRMLDQYSEGLSTSALAEGLEGREYEVGAYAILSL from the coding sequence ATGAAGTCACTCATCTTCGTGACGTACCTGGCCGTCTCCCTCGGCCAGACCCCCACCCCCGCCCCCACGGGGGCCGCGACGACGGGCCCCACGCAGGCGAACCCGACGGCGGCAGGGCCGGCGCCCACCGAGCCCACGGCGGCGCAGCCCGCCACCACCGAGCCCCCGGCGACGCAGCCCGCGGCGGACGCACCGGCGGCGCAGCCCGCTCCGGACGCGCCGGTGGCGGCCCAGCCTCCCGCGCCCTCCCTGGATGCCACACCCGCGGCGGCGGCCCGGGCCGCGGCGCCCAAGGCGGCGGACGTCCGCGTCCACCGCGACGAGCGCGGCTTCAAGCTCCAGGTGGACGGGCGTGACTTTCCCGTCTTCGGCATGAACTGGGGCTACACGCCCATCGGCGAGAACTACCGGTACTCGCTGTGGGTGCAGCCGGACGACTTCATCCGCGCGGTGCTGGCGCGCGAGATGACGCTCCTGCGCGACATGGGCGTCAACGCCATCCGCCAGTTCGACGACATCCCCCCGCGCTGGGTGGAGTACATCCACACCAACTACGGCATCTACACCGTCGTCAATCCGCTGATGGGCCGCTACGGCACCAACGTGGACGGCGTCATGGTGCCCAACACGGACTACTCCAACCCCAACCACCGGCGCGCGCTGCTCACGGACCTGGCGGCCAAGGTGGAGAAGTACCGCGACACGCCCGGCGTGCTGATGTGGATGCTGGGCAACGAGAACAACTACGGCCTGCACTGGACGGGGTTCGAAATCCAGGCGCTGCCCGGCCAGGAGGACGCCGCGCGCGCGGAGTCGCTCTACTCGCTGATGGGCGAGGCGGTGCGCGTCATCAAGAAGCGCGACACGCGCCACCCCGTCACCATCGCCAACGGTGACGTCCAGTACGTGGACCACATCGCGCGGCACATGCCGGAGCTGGACATCTTCGGCACCAACGTCTACCGCGGCGCCTCGGCGCGCGACTTGTTCGACGTGGTGCTGCAGAAGCTGAACAAGCCGGTGATGTTCACCGAGTTCGGCGCGGACGCGTACAGCGCGAAGGCCGGGCGCGAGGACCACCTGGCGCAGGCGGAGTACCTGCGCCAGCAGTGGGAGGAGATCTACGCGCAGAGCTACGGCCACGGCCGCGCGGGCAACGCCATTGGCGGCTTCGTGTTCCAGTGGGTGGATGGCTGGTGGAAGATGGGCCAGGAGGCCAACCTCTCCGTCCACGACACCACCGCGTCCTGGCCGAACGGCGGCTACCCGGCCGACTTCGTCGAAGGCCAGAACAACATGAACGAGGAGTGGTTCGGCATCTGCGCGCTGGGCCCCGAGGACGAGGCGGGCATCGCCCGGGTGCAGCCGCGCACGGCCTACTACGTCCTGCAGGCCGCCTTCCGGCTGAACCCGTACGCGGACACCACCAACGCCGACCGCATCCGCGAGCACTTCGCCGCCATCCGCCCGTCGGAGATGTCGAAGAGCTACGTGTCCGACGTGGCGCTGGCGCGCACGGAGGAGCTGAGCGCGGTGCGCGTGTCCAACCTGCGCCTCTTGCTGGACAGCTCGATGTCGCGGGGCAGCATCGCCACGACACGGGCCAACCAGGTGGCCGCGGACCACACGGAGTCCATCTTCTTCGACCTGGCGCTCCAGCCGGCCTCCGGCGTGTACGGGCGCGCCTCGTTCAACGTCGTGGGCAACGTGGCGACCAACCGCCTCAACAACCTCTTCTACGAGAACCGCGGCACGCAGCCGACGCCCCCGCCCACCCAGGGCGCCAACCCGGTGCCCACCCAGGGCGTGGCCACCGGCCAGCCGCTGGGCCTGGAGCGCTTCGCGCTGTACCAGGCCGAGTTCAAGCTGGACCGGCAGGACTTCACGCTGGACGGCTTCTACCGCGTGGGCCACTACCACTGGGCGGAGGAAGGTGACTTCTTCGGCCTGTACCGCGAGGCGAACTACGGGCCGAACATCGACATCTACCACGGCAACGCGCCCTTCGGCGTGGTGTTCAGCGGCAAGCGCGGGCTGGAGGGCCTGAAGATTGCCGTGGGCCCGGAGCTGTACTGGGGCGCCAACCCGTCCATCGTCGCGAAGTACCGCAAGGGCTTCGGCGCGCTGAACGTGACGCTGATGCACCAGGAGGACATCGCCCGGGGCTCGTCGGTGCAGACGGCCGCGGTGGTCCGCGAGCGCGTGGCGCGCCGCACGGCGCTGACCTTCGAGTGGAACCGGGGCCCCGTGGGCCTGGAGGTCGGCGGCATCCTCGCCGCGCCCCAGCGCATCGGGGAGGGCTTCACCTATACCGAGCGCACCGACGGCCCCAGCTACATGAACAGCGGGTACCAGGTGCTGCAGGACAAGGTGCAGTTCCTGGACACGCTCGGCGCGAAGGCGCGGCTCACGCTCGACACGGGCGCGGCGCGCTGGTTCGTGCAGTCGTCGGTGCGCGGCCTGGTGGCGGACGGCGGTCCGGACCAGCGCACGGTGCTGACGGGCTGGAGCCTGCGCGAGAGCGGCCGCGGCAACCACTACGCCGGGCAGGCGGGCGTGGCGGTGCAGCTGGGCACCTTCCAGGTGTCGCCGAACCTGCTCTACCAGAAGCCCCTCATCGGGCCGAACCCGCGCATCGACGACGCGTACCAGAACGGCATGTACTTCCCGGGCGTGCAGCCCCGGAATGTGCTGACGGACGCCTTCACGGTGCTCGACAACCGCGAGACGCTGGGCGCCGAGCTGCTGCTCACCTTCGACCCGACGCCCGGCACGTGGTTCTGGTCCTGGGACAGGGAGATGCGCGAGGACGCGCCCTTCGCCGCGGGCCTGGACATCGTCTACCGGCGGCAGCCGACGTCGCGTGACGCCGGCATCGCCATCCTCGCGGATGGCAGCACGGTGGCCTTCGGCAACGCGCCTCCCGCGCGTGACGAGTGGGAGACCACGCTGCGCCTGGTGGGCAACCCGACGCCGCGCCTGAAGCTGTACGGCACCGCCTTCGTGGGCAGCGTGCAGTCGCCCGGCGAGGACGCGCGGCAGATTCACCGCTACGGCGTGGACGGCTCGGCGCTGTACGACACCGTGCTCTTCACGGCGCAGGTGCACCTGAACGACTGGGGCCCGTACGATTACCACCGCGTCTTCAACCTGACGTACCCGCTGCAGCTCGGTGGCGATCTGTCCTACGGCCTCAAGCGCCCGGTGCTCGGCGCGGTGACCACGCGCTTCGGCCTGCGCGGCCTGGTGCGGATGCTGGACCAGTACTCGGAGGGCCTCAGCACGTCGGCCCTGGCCGAGGGGCTCGAGGGCCGTGAATACGAGGTGGGAGCCTATGCAATCCTTTCGCTCTAA